The following proteins are co-located in the Armatimonadota bacterium genome:
- a CDS encoding NAD(P) transhydrogenase subunit alpha, whose amino-acid sequence MELWRHFVSLIAVITIFILAVFVGLEVIAKVPQTLHTPLMSATNAIHGVILVGGVIVLGRANDTASIILGFLATLFGVLNVVGGFVVTDRMLEMFVRKPRKESK is encoded by the coding sequence ATTGAACTCTGGAGGCACTTCGTGAGCTTAATCGCAGTCATCACCATTTTCATTCTTGCGGTCTTTGTGGGTCTCGAAGTCATTGCAAAGGTGCCGCAGACCCTGCACACACCATTGATGAGTGCGACGAACGCGATCCACGGAGTGATCTTGGTCGGCGGCGTCATCGTCTTAGGTCGCGCCAATGACACAGCCTCGATCATCCTCGGATTCCTGGCCACCTTGTTTGGAGTTTTGAACGTCGTCGGAGGGTTTGTGGTCACTGATCGAATGCTTGAGATGTTTGTGCGAAAGCCAAGGAAGGAATCGAAATGA